A stretch of the Argentina anserina chromosome 6, drPotAnse1.1, whole genome shotgun sequence genome encodes the following:
- the LOC126798482 gene encoding lysine histidine transporter 1 produces MGTQAPDGATYNQAEMDEKLAKEKAINDWLPITSSRNAKWWYSAFHNVTAMVGAGVLGLPYAMAELGWGPGIAIMVLSWIITLYTLWQMVEMHEMVPGKRFDRYHELGQHAFGEKLGLYIVVPQQLIVEVGVCIVYMVTGGKSLQKVHDTVCSDCKNIKLTYFIMIFASVHFVLSHLPNFHSISGVSLAAAVMSLSYSTIAWTAALDKGVVENVDYDYKAKTTTGNFFNFLAALGEVAFAYAGHNVVLEIQATIPSTPEKPSKGPMWKGVIFAYIIVALCYFPVALVGYYIYGNSIEDNILVSLDRPKWLIAMANMFVVIHVIGSYQIYAMPVFDMMETLLVKKLNFRPSFKLRFVTRNTYVAITMFVGITFPFFSGLLGFFGGFAFAPTTYFLPCVMWLAIYKPKRFGLSWWCNYICIFFGVLLMVLSPIGGLRSIIVQAKTYKFYS; encoded by the exons ATGGGAACTCAAGCTCCGGACGGCGCTACTTACAACCAGGCAGAG ATGGATGAAAAATTAGCTAAAGAAAAGGCAATTAACGATTGGCTTCCaattacttcttcaagaaatgCAAAATGGTGGTATTCGGCTTTTCACAATGTTACGGCCATGGTTGGAGCTGGTGTTCTCGGTCTCCCTTATGCCATGGCTGAGCTTGGATG GGGTCCTGGTATAGCTATTATGGTCCTTTCATGGATCATCACATTATACACACTATGGCAAATGGTTGAGATGCATGAGATGGTTCCAGGGAAGCGTTTTGATCGATATCACGAGTTGGGTCAGCATGCATTTGGTGAAAAGCTTGGTCTTTACATTGTGGTGCCTCAGCAACTCATTGTTGAAGTTGGTGTTTGCATTGTGTACATGGTCACCGGAGGAAAATCGCTGCAGAAGGTCCATGACACTGTGTGCTCAGACTGcaaaaacatcaaattgaCTTACTTCATCATGATCTTTGCCTCTGTTCACTTTGTTCTTTCCCATCTTCCCAACTTCCACTCCATCTCCGGCGTGTCTTTGGCTGCAGCTGTCATGTCCTTGAG TTACTCTACCATAGCATGGACTGCTGCGCTTGACAAAGGTGTGGTAGAAAATGTCGATTATGATTATAAAGCAAAGACTACTACAGGaaattttttcaacttcttagCTGCATTGGGTGAAGTGGCTTTTGCGTATGCTGGCCATAATGTAGTCCTCGAAATTCAAGCAACAATTCCTTCTACACCAGAGAAGCCTTCCAAGGGACCAATGTGGAAAGGAGTCATTTTTGCCTACATAATTGTGGCTTTGTGCTACTTCCCAGTTGCTCTGGTGGGATATTACATATATGGAAATTCAATTGAAGACAACATCCTCGTCTCATTGGATAGACCCAAATGGCTAATCGCAATGGCCAACATGTTTGTTGTCATCCATGTTATTGGAAGCTATCAG ATTTATGCCATGCCAGTGTTTGACATGATGGAAACTCTACTGGTGAAGAAGTTGAATTTCAGGCCAAGTTTTAAGCTTCGCTTTGTTACACGAAATACATATGTCG CAATTACCATGTTTGTTGGAATTACATTCCCGTTCTTTAGTGGTCTCCTTGGATTTTTCGGAGGATTCGCTTTTGCCCCAACAACATATTTT CTCCCTTGTGTAATGTGGCTTGCAATCTATAAACCAAAGAGATTCGGCTTATCCTGGTGGTGCAACTAT ATCTGCATCTTCTTCGGTGTTCTTTTGATGGTTCTATCACCAATTGGAGGACTGAGATCAATCATCGTTCAAGCCAAGACCTACAAATTCTACTCATAA